One window of the Arthrobacter sp. zg-Y919 genome contains the following:
- the secD gene encoding protein translocase subunit SecD, whose protein sequence is MPRTGPASAAKKTLLWLGVIFAALALLLGGGSMWSNASWTPKLALDLEGGTQMILAPEVQGGDSEITTEQLEQAVEIIRQRVDGSGVSEAEISTQSNRNVVVSLPGVPDPETRELIQASANMEFRPVLAGGGGQGAAVTDPTPAEQLPTPTAEPTDASDQNWITPELQTQFETTDCLNPDTVANAEQAPADQPMVACEPGTAGKYILGPVEVPGVDISTASFGMAQGNNGVSTGQWAVNIEFNGTGTDKFRDVTERLFAFPEGDPRNQFAIVLDGQIISAPTVNAVITDGKPQITGNFTQESAEALSEQLKYGALPISFEIQSEQQVSATLGSDQLRMGIIAGLIGLALVAVYSLFQYRALGLVTIASLVVAGLLSYLAIAILGWSHNYRLSLAGVAGLIVAIGQTADSFIVYFERIRDELRDGRGLVSAVDNGWKRAKRTVLASKAVNILAAVVLYFVAVGNVRGFAFTLGLTAIADLIVVFMFTHPTMVLLARTRFFGEGHRFSGLDPRRLGSVPLYRGAGRLRDPAESPAARGKNKGAAKEAERRMTIAERRLAEKSMAGSGRSSEKDGE, encoded by the coding sequence ATGCCCCGAACCGGCCCCGCCTCGGCCGCGAAAAAGACGCTCCTCTGGTTGGGCGTCATTTTTGCGGCCCTGGCCCTTTTGCTTGGCGGTGGTTCCATGTGGAGCAACGCCAGCTGGACCCCGAAACTCGCCCTCGACCTCGAGGGCGGCACCCAGATGATCCTGGCTCCCGAAGTGCAGGGTGGTGACTCCGAAATCACCACCGAGCAGCTCGAACAGGCTGTGGAAATCATCCGCCAGCGCGTGGATGGCAGCGGTGTCTCCGAAGCGGAGATCAGCACCCAGTCCAACCGGAACGTCGTGGTGTCCCTGCCCGGCGTCCCCGATCCCGAAACCCGCGAACTGATCCAGGCATCGGCGAACATGGAGTTCCGTCCGGTCCTGGCCGGCGGCGGGGGACAGGGTGCAGCGGTAACGGATCCCACCCCTGCCGAGCAGCTGCCCACACCGACCGCGGAACCCACTGATGCCTCAGATCAGAATTGGATAACACCTGAGCTGCAGACGCAGTTCGAAACCACGGACTGCCTGAACCCGGATACGGTCGCCAACGCGGAGCAGGCCCCGGCGGACCAGCCGATGGTCGCCTGTGAACCCGGCACCGCCGGTAAGTACATCCTGGGCCCGGTGGAAGTTCCCGGCGTGGACATTTCCACCGCCAGCTTCGGCATGGCACAGGGGAACAACGGCGTTTCCACCGGCCAGTGGGCCGTGAACATTGAATTCAATGGAACGGGCACTGATAAGTTCCGCGACGTCACTGAGCGTCTCTTCGCCTTCCCCGAAGGCGACCCGCGGAACCAGTTCGCCATTGTCCTGGACGGGCAGATCATTTCGGCTCCGACCGTCAACGCCGTGATTACCGACGGGAAGCCCCAGATCACCGGCAACTTCACGCAGGAAAGCGCCGAAGCGCTGTCCGAGCAGCTGAAGTACGGCGCACTGCCGATCAGCTTCGAGATCCAGAGCGAACAGCAGGTCTCGGCAACCCTCGGTTCGGACCAGCTCCGGATGGGCATCATCGCCGGCCTGATCGGCCTGGCCCTGGTGGCCGTCTACTCGCTGTTCCAGTACCGCGCACTGGGCCTGGTCACCATTGCTTCGCTCGTCGTCGCCGGTCTGCTGAGCTACCTGGCCATCGCCATCCTGGGCTGGAGCCACAACTACCGCCTCTCGCTGGCGGGCGTCGCCGGCCTGATCGTCGCCATCGGACAGACCGCGGACTCGTTCATCGTCTACTTCGAACGCATCCGCGATGAGCTCCGGGACGGACGCGGCCTGGTCTCCGCCGTGGACAACGGATGGAAGCGCGCCAAGCGCACCGTCCTGGCCTCCAAGGCCGTGAACATCCTCGCCGCCGTCGTGCTGTACTTCGTGGCGGTCGGCAACGTGCGCGGGTTCGCGTTTACCCTGGGCCTCACCGCCATCGCCGACCTCATCGTGGTCTTTATGTTCACGCACCCCACCATGGTGCTGCTGGCCCGTACCCGGTTCTTCGGCGAGGGGCACCGGTTCTCCGGCCTCGACCCGCGCCGTCTGGGTTCGGTGCCGCTTTACCGCGGTGCCGGCCGCCTCCGCGACCCTGCCGAATCACCGGCTGCGCGCGGCAAGAACAAGGGTGCAGCGAAGGAAGCCGAACGGCGGATGACCATCGCCGAACGCAGGCTTGCCGAAAAATCCATGGCCGGCTCCGGCCGCAGCTCTGAAAAGGACGGCGAGTAA
- the secF gene encoding protein translocase subunit SecF has protein sequence MSKLPSFAAFGNDLYSGKRSYNFVGKAKLWFLIAAAAVLLSILIPVAKGGFNLGIEFRGGSEFTVSNVANTDVSGGEKAVTGIAGTADPRVTNIAPGTMRVQTEKLSDDETIEVKESLAETYGVSQDEVTSTFIGPTWGSDVSRQALVGLVVFVALAAVLMALYFRTWKMSVAAVVGLLVVMVVTAGVYALSGFEVTPSAIIGFLTVLSYSLYDTVVVFDKVRENTKDLDKRTRRTFAEEVNLAVNQTLVRSINTSVVAVLPVASILFIGALLLGAGTLKDLSLALFVGIILGTVATIYIAAPMYAWLRRNEPDIRKQAKRVAERRAMEAKSPAVAEA, from the coding sequence ATGAGTAAGCTTCCCAGTTTCGCCGCATTCGGCAATGACCTGTACAGCGGAAAGCGGTCCTACAACTTCGTGGGCAAGGCCAAGCTGTGGTTCCTGATCGCAGCAGCCGCCGTGCTGCTGTCCATCCTCATTCCAGTAGCCAAGGGCGGTTTTAACCTCGGCATCGAGTTCCGCGGCGGCTCCGAGTTCACTGTCTCTAACGTGGCCAATACCGATGTCAGCGGCGGCGAGAAGGCAGTGACCGGGATTGCCGGCACCGCCGACCCGCGGGTGACCAATATTGCCCCCGGCACGATGCGGGTGCAGACCGAGAAACTGAGTGACGACGAGACCATCGAGGTCAAGGAGTCGCTCGCAGAGACCTACGGCGTCAGCCAGGACGAGGTCACGTCCACGTTCATCGGCCCCACGTGGGGAAGCGACGTGAGCCGGCAGGCCCTGGTTGGGCTCGTCGTCTTCGTGGCACTGGCCGCGGTGCTGATGGCCCTCTACTTCCGGACCTGGAAAATGTCGGTGGCCGCCGTCGTCGGACTGCTGGTGGTCATGGTGGTTACCGCAGGCGTCTACGCACTGAGCGGTTTCGAAGTGACGCCGTCGGCAATCATCGGTTTCCTTACCGTGCTCAGCTACTCGCTCTACGACACGGTGGTCGTCTTCGACAAGGTCCGGGAAAACACGAAGGACCTGGACAAGCGGACGCGGCGGACGTTCGCGGAGGAAGTGAACCTGGCCGTGAACCAGACCCTGGTCCGGTCCATCAATACCTCCGTGGTGGCCGTCCTTCCGGTGGCCTCCATCCTGTTCATCGGAGCCCTGCTGCTGGGCGCCGGCACCCTGAAGGACCTGTCCCTGGCCCTGTTCGTGGGCATCATCCTGGGCACCGTCGCGACCATCTACATCGCCGCGCCGATGTACGCCTGGCTGCGCCGCAACGAACCGGACATCCGTAAGCAGGCCAAGCGGGTGGCCGAACGCCGGGCAATGGAAGCCAAGAGCCCGGCGGTGGCTGAAGCTTAG
- a CDS encoding amino acid permease has protein sequence MSGNTQPRVPLGGFDATTAGLGSIVGAGAFVAFAPAAAAAGPAVGAALGIAAIVAFLCGLSTFQLSRAVSRRLPADQGGDATARTAARILLGPYSGFLSGWTLLWSLLLSSAVLAIAFGAYVFPEHPRVGAAGAVVAMLVVNLLGLNRGSWATRFIVAFVFGVLAFTVVVLFNEAPNQPVRVGAEIEATPSGVLQAAGLLFFLFSGYTRLATLGSGVRNPSRNLPIAIPAAIAVAFTLYWFMGQSMLAYYGAAALSAETAPLLDPMQSVGANVGTGALVLAVTAAALGGLWSLLESAGRTASAMAADRDFPSLFAASRPARFGAGETPWAAEAAAAAVVLLLVFFGDVDALLGMASFALLFYAAITTVCAFTLKDRTRYAPRVLNLAGALGALLLALALPPVAISLTLIILVAGLVVRLSFRRPRTQRTPPPF, from the coding sequence TTGTCCGGCAATACCCAGCCGCGTGTTCCCCTGGGCGGCTTTGATGCCACCACTGCCGGCCTTGGCTCCATTGTGGGTGCAGGTGCTTTCGTCGCCTTCGCGCCGGCTGCTGCCGCCGCCGGTCCTGCCGTGGGCGCCGCCCTCGGGATAGCCGCCATTGTTGCGTTCCTGTGTGGGCTTTCCACGTTCCAGCTCAGCCGGGCCGTCTCGCGCCGGCTGCCTGCGGACCAGGGCGGAGATGCCACGGCCCGCACGGCCGCCCGGATCCTGCTGGGACCGTACAGCGGGTTCCTCTCGGGTTGGACGCTGCTCTGGTCGCTGCTGCTGTCCTCCGCCGTCCTGGCCATCGCGTTCGGCGCCTACGTCTTTCCGGAGCATCCACGGGTCGGCGCGGCGGGCGCCGTCGTCGCAATGCTGGTAGTGAACCTGCTGGGACTGAACCGCGGATCCTGGGCCACCCGCTTCATCGTGGCCTTTGTCTTCGGCGTCCTCGCCTTCACCGTGGTGGTGCTCTTCAATGAGGCACCAAACCAGCCGGTGCGGGTCGGAGCGGAGATAGAGGCTACGCCCTCCGGGGTGCTGCAGGCCGCCGGTCTGCTGTTCTTCCTTTTCTCCGGCTACACGCGGCTGGCCACGCTCGGCTCCGGGGTGCGCAATCCCTCACGCAACCTGCCGATCGCCATCCCGGCAGCCATCGCGGTGGCCTTCACGCTGTATTGGTTCATGGGGCAGTCAATGCTGGCCTACTACGGTGCGGCGGCCCTTTCCGCGGAGACCGCTCCCCTGCTGGACCCCATGCAGAGCGTGGGCGCCAACGTAGGTACGGGTGCCCTTGTCCTCGCAGTAACCGCGGCCGCACTCGGTGGCCTGTGGTCGCTGCTGGAATCCGCAGGCAGGACGGCCTCCGCGATGGCCGCCGACCGGGATTTCCCGTCCCTCTTCGCGGCGTCCCGGCCGGCCCGCTTCGGAGCGGGGGAAACCCCCTGGGCCGCCGAAGCCGCGGCGGCCGCCGTCGTCCTGCTGCTGGTTTTCTTCGGCGACGTGGACGCGCTGCTCGGGATGGCTTCCTTCGCACTGCTCTTCTACGCGGCCATCACGACCGTGTGTGCTTTCACACTGAAGGACCGCACGCGCTACGCACCCCGGGTCCTGAACCTGGCCGGTGCCTTGGGGGCACTGCTGCTGGCCCTTGCGCTGCCGCCGGTAGCCATCAGCCTGACCCTGATCATCCTGGTGGCGGGGCTCGTGGTCCGGTTGAGTTTCCGCCGGCCGCGGACCCAACGGACCCCGCCGCCGTTCTAG
- a CDS encoding peptidylprolyl isomerase, which translates to MAAHRTSRTSREDKRRVARMEARRAFAAARTARRKRDNVFAASAAAAVLALAVALQVSWFGSNPSAEELALLREQAAVADVREVPDPSLAEGKTFTGSLSLGQGEIGVELDGNAAPQAAAVFKTLADEGYFAGKSCHRMTATESMSVLQCGSETGDGQADPDFQWGPVENTPADGFYPAGTIAVARGEDVMSHGTQFFIVYKDSTITQETGGYTIMGKVTSGLDVLEAIASQGIDSGKTDGSPNDPVTISSFTLN; encoded by the coding sequence GTGGCCGCACACCGCACCAGCCGCACCAGCCGCGAGGACAAGCGCCGCGTGGCCCGGATGGAAGCCCGCCGGGCGTTTGCCGCCGCCCGCACCGCCCGCCGGAAGCGTGACAACGTTTTCGCCGCCTCCGCAGCCGCCGCCGTCCTGGCCCTTGCCGTTGCCCTGCAGGTGAGCTGGTTCGGTTCCAACCCCTCTGCCGAGGAGCTGGCGCTGCTGCGGGAACAGGCCGCCGTCGCGGACGTACGGGAGGTGCCGGATCCGTCGCTCGCCGAAGGGAAGACGTTCACCGGATCCTTGTCCCTGGGGCAGGGCGAGATCGGTGTGGAACTGGACGGAAACGCCGCACCGCAGGCCGCGGCTGTCTTCAAGACGCTGGCGGACGAGGGCTACTTTGCCGGCAAGTCCTGCCACCGGATGACCGCCACTGAATCCATGTCTGTGCTGCAGTGCGGGTCAGAGACCGGAGACGGCCAGGCGGACCCCGACTTCCAGTGGGGACCGGTGGAGAATACGCCGGCCGACGGCTTCTACCCGGCGGGCACGATTGCCGTGGCCCGCGGCGAAGACGTCATGAGCCACGGCACACAGTTCTTCATCGTTTACAAGGATTCGACGATAACGCAGGAAACCGGCGGCTACACGATAATGGGTAAGGTAACGTCAGGTCTTGACGTACTGGAAGCCATTGCTTCCCAGGGCATTGACTCCGGGAAGACCGACGGCTCTCCGAACGACCCGGTGACGATCAGCTCGTTCACCCTGAACTAA
- the hisS gene encoding histidine--tRNA ligase: MARKASLSGFPEWLPQERLVELHVLDVLRRTFELHGFSNIETRAVETVGQLLRKGEIDKEVYALSRLQAEEGEASGKEDPNQLALHFDLTVPFARYVVENAGHLSFPFRRYQIQKVWRGERPQEGRAREFTQADIDVVGDGDLPFRYDVELALVIAEALGALPIPDFKIRVNNRKLAEGFYRGIGLDDTAGVLRSIDKLEKIGAQRVAELLQEELGATPEQAEAALKLASIRTEDTSFVEQVRALGVSNDLLEEGLDELFQVISEASRRAPGRVLADLSIARGLDYYTGTVYETVLVGHEALGSICSGGRYDSLASKGSRTFPGVGLSIGVTRLVMRILSQEFAQASRSVPTTVLLTLATDDSWSEAQDTAAQLRSRGISVEVAPKAEKFGKQIKFADRRGIPFVWFTAEDGSHEVKDIRTGDQVPADPALWTPPAEDLTVQVTPVQVPSA; the protein is encoded by the coding sequence ATGGCACGCAAGGCCTCACTGTCCGGTTTCCCCGAATGGCTACCGCAGGAGCGCCTGGTTGAACTCCATGTCCTGGACGTCCTGCGCCGGACCTTCGAGCTGCACGGCTTCTCCAACATTGAAACCCGTGCCGTGGAGACGGTGGGCCAGCTGCTGCGCAAGGGCGAGATCGACAAAGAGGTCTATGCGCTCAGCCGCCTGCAGGCGGAGGAAGGCGAGGCATCCGGCAAGGAAGATCCCAACCAGCTCGCCCTGCACTTTGACCTGACCGTGCCGTTTGCCCGCTACGTGGTGGAGAACGCCGGCCACCTCTCCTTCCCGTTCCGCCGCTACCAGATCCAGAAGGTCTGGCGCGGCGAGCGTCCCCAGGAGGGCCGCGCCCGCGAGTTCACCCAGGCGGATATCGATGTGGTGGGCGACGGCGACCTGCCTTTCCGGTACGACGTCGAGCTGGCGCTGGTGATTGCCGAAGCCCTCGGCGCCCTGCCGATCCCGGACTTCAAGATCCGGGTCAACAACCGCAAGCTGGCCGAAGGCTTCTACCGCGGCATCGGCCTGGACGACACCGCCGGGGTGCTGCGCAGCATCGACAAGCTGGAGAAGATCGGCGCGCAGCGCGTGGCTGAACTCCTGCAGGAGGAACTCGGTGCCACCCCGGAGCAGGCGGAAGCCGCCCTGAAACTGGCCTCCATCCGTACGGAGGACACCTCGTTCGTGGAGCAGGTGCGGGCCCTGGGTGTGTCCAACGACCTGCTCGAGGAAGGCCTGGACGAACTGTTCCAGGTCATCAGCGAAGCCTCCCGCCGCGCACCGGGCCGGGTCCTGGCGGACCTCAGCATTGCCCGCGGACTGGATTACTACACCGGGACCGTCTACGAAACGGTCCTGGTGGGCCACGAAGCGCTCGGCTCCATCTGCTCCGGCGGCCGCTACGATTCCCTGGCCAGCAAGGGCAGCCGCACCTTCCCCGGCGTCGGACTCTCCATCGGCGTCACACGGCTGGTGATGCGTATCCTCAGCCAGGAATTCGCGCAGGCTTCACGCAGCGTACCCACCACCGTGCTCCTGACGCTGGCCACGGACGACTCCTGGTCCGAGGCCCAGGACACCGCAGCCCAGCTGCGCAGCCGCGGCATCTCCGTGGAAGTGGCACCCAAGGCGGAGAAGTTCGGCAAGCAGATTAAGTTTGCCGACCGGCGGGGCATCCCGTTCGTCTGGTTCACCGCCGAAGACGGCAGCCACGAAGTCAAGGACATCCGGACCGGTGACCAGGTGCCGGCCGATCCCGCGCTCTGGACTCCGCCGGCCGAGGACCTCACCGTGCAGGTGACCCCGGTGCAGGTGCCGTCCGCCTAG
- a CDS encoding DUF349 domain-containing protein encodes MTDSQKSDETADQASTETSSPATPSPAALAARRPSPAAVGAAAKPVVAVPAAHSTPLEEAARFARVEEDGHVFLIVEGEETAVGQLPDASKEEALAYFVRKYDDVASQLLLLEQRMQLKAPAADIHKTLKHLAEQVADRKMVGDIKALDARIASLEASLKEAEAAERAETEAAKARELAAREAIVSEAEEIAAKDPATIQWKTSSNRMNELFDAWKTAQKNGPRLGRGTEDSLWKRFRSARTVFDRHRRAYFSQLDNENTSAKAAKEALIARAEELATSTDWGNTAAEYRQLMDEWKASKRASRKDDDALWARFRAAQDKFFAARQAANEVIDEEFAANLVVKEELLREAQALLPVTDLAAARKALQSIRERWEDAGKVPRADMGRMEAGIRKVEEAVKAAEDEHWQRSNPETKARTNSALSQLEATIASLEQDLADAEKAGNAKKIADARDALEARQQWLAMLQKSAQDFA; translated from the coding sequence GTGACAGACAGTCAGAAATCCGACGAAACAGCAGACCAGGCGTCCACGGAAACGTCCAGTCCTGCCACTCCGAGCCCCGCAGCCCTCGCGGCGCGCCGGCCCTCCCCCGCAGCGGTAGGTGCCGCGGCAAAGCCGGTGGTTGCCGTTCCGGCAGCCCACTCCACCCCGTTGGAAGAGGCCGCCCGCTTTGCACGTGTGGAGGAGGACGGCCACGTCTTCCTGATCGTTGAGGGCGAGGAAACCGCCGTCGGCCAGCTCCCCGATGCCTCCAAGGAAGAAGCCCTGGCCTACTTCGTTCGGAAGTACGACGACGTCGCCAGCCAGCTCCTGCTCCTGGAACAGCGGATGCAGCTCAAGGCCCCCGCCGCAGACATCCACAAGACCCTGAAGCATCTGGCCGAGCAGGTGGCCGACCGCAAGATGGTGGGCGACATCAAGGCGCTCGACGCCCGCATCGCGTCGCTCGAAGCCTCGCTCAAGGAAGCCGAAGCCGCCGAGCGGGCCGAAACCGAGGCCGCCAAGGCCCGTGAACTCGCCGCCCGCGAGGCCATCGTTTCCGAGGCGGAGGAAATCGCCGCCAAGGACCCGGCCACCATCCAGTGGAAAACCAGCAGCAACCGGATGAACGAGCTGTTCGATGCCTGGAAGACGGCGCAGAAGAACGGCCCACGTCTGGGCCGCGGTACAGAGGACAGCCTCTGGAAGCGGTTCCGCTCGGCCCGTACGGTCTTCGACCGCCACCGCCGTGCCTACTTCTCGCAGCTGGACAACGAAAACACGTCCGCGAAGGCCGCCAAGGAAGCCCTGATCGCCCGCGCCGAGGAACTGGCCACCTCCACCGACTGGGGCAACACCGCCGCGGAATACCGGCAGCTCATGGATGAGTGGAAGGCTTCCAAGCGGGCCAGCCGCAAGGATGACGACGCCCTGTGGGCCCGCTTCCGTGCAGCCCAGGACAAGTTCTTCGCCGCCCGCCAGGCGGCCAACGAGGTTATTGACGAGGAATTCGCTGCGAACCTGGTCGTGAAGGAAGAGCTGCTCCGCGAAGCCCAGGCCCTGCTGCCGGTCACGGACCTGGCTGCCGCCCGCAAGGCGCTGCAGTCCATCCGGGAACGCTGGGAAGACGCCGGGAAGGTGCCGCGGGCGGACATGGGCCGCATGGAGGCAGGCATCCGCAAGGTCGAGGAAGCCGTGAAGGCCGCCGAGGACGAGCACTGGCAGCGCAGCAACCCGGAAACCAAGGCCCGCACCAACTCGGCCCTGTCCCAGCTGGAAGCGACCATCGCCTCCCTCGAGCAGGACCTGGCCGACGCCGAGAAGGCCGGCAACGCGAAAAAGATCGCGGATGCCCGCGACGCCCTCGAAGCCCGTCAGCAGTGGCTGGCCATGCTGCAGAAGTCGGCGCAGGACTTCGCCTAG
- a CDS encoding adenosine deaminase, whose product MAANLLPTPPCSELHLHIEGTLEPELIFELAARNGIDLPYPGLEDLRDRYRFKDLQSFLDLYYSNMDVLRTEADFTDMTRAYLRRAAAGGVRHVEMMMDPQAHLVRGVPLEVSVGGVWAALSRSEEEFGISTELIAAFLRDHPVADALEVLDELLAMDAPIIGIGLDSAEVGNPPSSFIELYRRAREAGLRTVAHAGEEGPSTYIEQALDLLQADRIDHGIRCLDDPELVKRLVRGRVPLTVCPLSNVRLQAVARLADHPLPRMLEYGLNISVNSDDPAYFDGYVDENFRAVQETFGFSRTQLALLAANSINASFASAGRRAELLEEVHAWEAAGA is encoded by the coding sequence ATGGCCGCCAACCTGCTTCCCACTCCGCCCTGCTCCGAGCTCCACCTGCACATCGAGGGAACGCTTGAGCCGGAGCTGATCTTCGAACTCGCCGCGCGTAACGGCATCGACCTGCCCTATCCGGGGCTGGAGGACCTCCGCGACCGTTACCGGTTCAAGGACCTGCAGTCCTTCCTGGACCTCTATTACTCCAACATGGATGTGCTGCGTACCGAGGCGGACTTCACCGACATGACCCGGGCCTACCTGCGCCGGGCAGCAGCGGGCGGCGTACGGCATGTGGAAATGATGATGGACCCGCAGGCGCACCTGGTCCGCGGAGTTCCGCTGGAGGTCTCGGTCGGCGGCGTCTGGGCGGCCTTGTCCCGCAGTGAGGAAGAGTTCGGCATCTCCACGGAGCTGATTGCCGCGTTCCTGCGCGACCACCCCGTGGCCGACGCGCTGGAGGTGCTGGACGAACTGCTGGCCATGGATGCCCCCATCATCGGAATCGGCCTGGACTCCGCGGAAGTGGGGAACCCGCCGTCGTCGTTCATCGAACTGTACCGGCGTGCCCGGGAGGCAGGGCTGAGGACCGTAGCCCACGCGGGTGAAGAGGGCCCGTCCACCTACATCGAACAGGCGCTGGACCTGCTTCAGGCGGACCGCATCGACCACGGGATCCGCTGCCTGGACGATCCCGAACTGGTGAAGCGGCTGGTCCGTGGGAGGGTGCCGCTGACCGTCTGCCCGCTGTCCAACGTGCGGCTGCAGGCGGTGGCGCGCCTGGCCGATCATCCCTTGCCGCGGATGCTCGAGTACGGCCTGAACATTTCCGTGAACTCGGATGACCCGGCGTACTTTGACGGTTATGTGGACGAGAATTTCCGTGCCGTGCAGGAAACGTTCGGATTCAGCCGTACGCAGCTCGCCCTGCTGGCCGCCAACTCGATCAACGCTTCGTTCGCGTCGGCCGGACGCCGTGCCGAGCTGCTGGAGGAAGTCCATGCGTGGGAGGCAGCCGGCGCCTAG
- a CDS encoding bifunctional (p)ppGpp synthetase/guanosine-3',5'-bis(diphosphate) 3'-pyrophosphohydrolase: MLEPLLRTVRVNNPKEDLDLIQRAYVVAERSHEGQKRKSGDPYITHPVAVATILAELGMTGTTLAAALLHDTVEDTSYTLDELRRDFGPEVAMLVDGVTKLDKVTFGDAAQSETVRKMVVAMAKDIRVLVIKLADRLHNARTWRFVSPESSAKKARETLEIFAPLAHRLGMNTIKWELEDLSFAALHPKVYDEIVRMVGDRTPEREKYLGTVRSQIADDLHAVKIKATITGRPKHYYSIYQKMIVRGKDFDDIHDLMGVRVLVDSVRDCYATLGALHSRWNPLPGRFKDYIAMPKFNMYQSLHTTVIGPGGKPVEIQIRTHDMHRRAEYGVAAHWKYKDGSKGPEAPDDMGWLRSLVDWQQETSDPDEFLDSLRFEINAREVFVFTPKGEVMALPAGSTPVDFAYAVHTEVGHRTIGARVNGKLVPLNSELQHGDWVEIFTSKAEGAGPSQDWQGFVKSPRARNKIRQWFTKERREEAIEKGKDLLTRGMRKQNLPLQRLMTHDALVAVAEELHHQDISGLYAAVGDGHTSAQNVIEHLVNLMGGHQGAEEDLAETPVATAARRPKFTDSGVTVRGTGDVWVKLARCCTPVPPDPIIGFVTRGSGVSVHRSDCRNVQELRATPDRIVPVEWAPTQSSVFLVEIQVEALDRKSLLSDVTRVLSENHVNILSASVNTSSDRVAMSKFVFEMGDPKYLSHILSAVRKIDGVFDVYRTTGSQRRS, encoded by the coding sequence ATGCTCGAGCCGCTGCTGCGCACGGTACGGGTGAACAACCCCAAGGAAGACCTGGACCTGATCCAGCGCGCCTACGTGGTGGCCGAACGCAGCCACGAGGGGCAGAAGCGCAAGAGCGGCGACCCGTACATTACGCATCCGGTTGCTGTGGCGACCATCCTGGCGGAGCTGGGCATGACGGGCACCACCCTGGCGGCGGCGCTGCTGCACGACACGGTGGAGGACACCAGCTACACCCTCGACGAGCTGCGACGGGATTTCGGTCCCGAAGTGGCCATGCTGGTTGACGGCGTCACGAAACTGGACAAGGTCACCTTCGGTGACGCCGCGCAGTCGGAAACCGTGCGCAAAATGGTCGTGGCGATGGCCAAGGACATCCGCGTGCTGGTGATCAAGCTCGCGGACCGGCTGCACAACGCGCGTACCTGGCGTTTCGTCTCGCCGGAATCGTCGGCCAAAAAGGCCCGCGAGACCCTGGAGATCTTCGCCCCGCTGGCCCACCGCCTGGGCATGAACACCATCAAGTGGGAACTGGAGGATCTTTCCTTCGCCGCGCTGCACCCCAAGGTCTACGACGAAATTGTCCGGATGGTCGGGGACCGGACGCCGGAGCGGGAGAAATACCTGGGCACCGTGCGTTCCCAGATCGCCGACGACCTGCACGCCGTCAAGATCAAGGCCACCATCACCGGCCGGCCCAAACACTATTACTCGATCTACCAGAAGATGATCGTGCGGGGCAAAGACTTCGACGACATCCATGACCTGATGGGCGTCCGCGTGCTCGTGGACTCCGTCCGGGACTGCTACGCCACCCTCGGCGCCCTGCATTCGCGGTGGAACCCCCTGCCCGGGCGGTTCAAGGACTACATCGCCATGCCCAAGTTCAACATGTACCAGTCACTGCATACCACGGTGATTGGTCCGGGCGGCAAGCCGGTGGAAATCCAGATCCGCACACACGACATGCACCGGCGGGCCGAATACGGTGTGGCGGCACACTGGAAGTACAAAGACGGCAGCAAGGGACCCGAAGCCCCCGATGACATGGGGTGGCTGCGCAGCCTCGTGGACTGGCAGCAGGAAACCTCCGACCCGGACGAGTTCCTGGACTCCCTGCGGTTCGAGATCAACGCGCGCGAAGTGTTTGTCTTCACCCCCAAGGGCGAGGTCATGGCCCTGCCTGCCGGTTCGACGCCGGTGGACTTCGCCTACGCCGTCCACACGGAGGTGGGGCACCGGACCATCGGTGCGCGCGTCAACGGAAAGCTGGTGCCGCTCAACAGCGAGCTGCAGCACGGCGACTGGGTGGAGATCTTCACGTCCAAGGCCGAAGGCGCCGGGCCCAGCCAGGACTGGCAGGGCTTCGTCAAGAGTCCGCGTGCCCGGAACAAGATCCGCCAGTGGTTCACCAAGGAACGCCGCGAAGAGGCGATCGAAAAGGGCAAGGACCTGCTGACCCGCGGCATGCGCAAGCAGAACCTGCCCCTGCAGCGCCTGATGACGCATGACGCGCTGGTCGCAGTGGCCGAGGAACTGCACCACCAGGACATTTCCGGCCTGTACGCGGCGGTCGGTGACGGCCATACCTCCGCGCAGAACGTCATCGAGCACCTCGTGAACCTGATGGGTGGACACCAGGGGGCCGAGGAGGACCTGGCCGAAACTCCGGTGGCCACGGCCGCCCGGCGGCCCAAGTTCACCGACTCCGGTGTCACGGTGCGCGGCACCGGCGACGTGTGGGTCAAGCTGGCCCGCTGCTGCACGCCCGTCCCACCGGATCCCATCATCGGGTTTGTGACGCGCGGCTCGGGGGTTTCCGTACACCGCAGCGACTGCCGCAATGTGCAGGAGCTGCGGGCCACGCCGGACCGTATTGTTCCCGTGGAATGGGCGCCCACCCAGTCCAGCGTGTTCCTGGTCGAAATCCAGGTGGAGGCACTGGACCGCAAGAGCCTGCTCTCGGACGTGACCCGGGTCCTCTCCGAGAACCACGTCAACATCCTCTCGGCCAGCGTGAACACCTCCAGCGACCGTGTGGCCATGTCGAAATTCGTTTTCGAGATGGGGGACCCGAAGTATCTGAGCCACATCCTCAGTGCCGTCCGGAAGATCGACGGCGTGTTCGACGTGTACCGGACCACCGGGTCCCAGCGCCGCAGCTAG